A single genomic interval of Zunongwangia sp. HGR-M22 harbors:
- a CDS encoding M3 family metallopeptidase, producing MKRKFTKNLGMAAIVLFAACKNDSQNKDDAMEDNVILAEWTGPYQGVPAFDKMKVEMLKPAILEGMQQHLEEIDSIANNPEEATFENTIIPFEKSGEALDRAFTYYGIFSSNLSSPEFREIQKELSPKISEYSSKISQNEKLFQRIKSVYDQSQETPLDSAEQRTIDLIYKDFEMDGANLSEEDKKRYAKINKELSELYTKFSNNVLADEEGYVTYIDSTQLSGLPESFVKSAASAAEDRDHKGEFAITNTRSSMDPFLTYSDERELREKVWRTYYSRGNNGDEFDNNQVIKEILKLRDERVSLLGYDNYAQWRLQDRMAKEPKQAMELMEAVWPAALGRVEEEVKDMQEFAKKEGKDITIEPWDYRYYMEKVRKEKYDLDSEEVKQYLQLDNLKKAIFYVAGELFNFDFTPVDTSYVSVFHPDVTVYEVNDKTNGEVIGLWYLDPYARPGKRSGAWATTYRSKDELSGNKPVLASNNSNFVKPAKGEPTLVSWDDAETFFHEFGHALHFLSADIKYPKLNSGVRDYTEFQSQLLERWLSTDEVINQFLRHYKTNEPMPEELVKKIKKAATFNQGFGTTEFLASALMDMKYHTTDPSEITDVQEFEKEQLDDLGLPEEIPMRHRSTQFGHIFSGEGYAAGYYGYLWADVLTADAAEAFAEAPNGFYDKETAHKLVKFLFAPRNAMDPAEAYKKFRGRDANIDALMRDRGFPVPNK from the coding sequence ATGAAAAGAAAGTTTACAAAAAATTTAGGTATGGCAGCAATTGTACTATTCGCTGCTTGCAAAAACGACTCCCAAAATAAAGATGATGCTATGGAAGACAATGTTATTCTTGCTGAATGGACCGGCCCTTACCAGGGAGTACCGGCTTTTGATAAAATGAAAGTTGAAATGCTGAAACCCGCAATTCTTGAAGGGATGCAGCAACATCTTGAAGAAATAGACAGTATCGCTAACAATCCTGAAGAAGCAACTTTCGAAAACACGATTATCCCTTTCGAAAAATCTGGTGAGGCGCTAGATCGCGCTTTTACATACTACGGAATTTTTAGCAGTAATCTGTCTTCTCCAGAATTTAGAGAAATTCAGAAGGAATTATCACCAAAAATATCGGAATACAGTTCTAAGATTTCACAAAATGAGAAGCTTTTCCAAAGAATCAAATCTGTTTACGACCAATCTCAAGAAACTCCGCTAGATTCAGCTGAACAACGAACCATCGATCTTATCTACAAAGATTTTGAAATGGATGGCGCTAATCTTTCCGAAGAAGATAAAAAACGTTACGCCAAAATAAATAAAGAACTCTCTGAATTATATACGAAATTTTCTAATAACGTATTGGCAGATGAAGAAGGTTACGTAACATATATCGATAGCACGCAGCTTAGCGGATTGCCAGAAAGTTTTGTAAAATCTGCTGCCAGCGCTGCAGAAGATAGAGATCATAAAGGTGAATTTGCGATTACCAACACGCGATCTTCTATGGATCCATTTTTAACCTATTCAGATGAACGTGAATTAAGAGAAAAAGTTTGGCGAACTTATTATTCTCGTGGAAATAACGGAGACGAATTTGATAATAATCAGGTGATCAAAGAAATTCTTAAACTTCGTGATGAGCGTGTTTCATTATTAGGATACGATAATTATGCGCAATGGCGTTTGCAAGATCGTATGGCTAAAGAACCAAAACAGGCAATGGAATTAATGGAAGCCGTTTGGCCTGCTGCTTTGGGTCGTGTTGAAGAAGAAGTAAAAGATATGCAGGAATTTGCCAAAAAAGAAGGCAAAGACATTACTATAGAGCCATGGGATTATCGCTATTACATGGAAAAAGTTAGAAAAGAAAAATACGATCTTGATAGCGAAGAGGTAAAACAATACCTGCAACTCGACAATCTTAAAAAAGCCATTTTTTATGTAGCAGGAGAACTGTTTAATTTCGATTTTACGCCTGTTGATACCAGTTATGTATCTGTTTTTCATCCAGATGTAACAGTTTACGAGGTTAACGATAAAACAAATGGAGAAGTCATTGGATTATGGTATTTAGATCCTTACGCTCGCCCGGGGAAACGCTCTGGTGCTTGGGCAACGACCTATCGCAGTAAGGATGAATTAAGTGGAAATAAACCGGTGTTGGCTTCTAATAATTCAAATTTCGTTAAACCTGCAAAAGGAGAACCTACGCTAGTTAGTTGGGATGATGCTGAAACTTTCTTCCATGAATTTGGGCATGCACTTCACTTTCTTTCCGCAGATATTAAATATCCTAAATTGAATAGCGGTGTAAGAGATTATACTGAATTTCAATCTCAATTATTAGAACGTTGGTTATCTACAGATGAAGTAATTAATCAGTTTCTGAGACATTATAAAACCAATGAGCCAATGCCAGAAGAATTGGTGAAAAAGATCAAAAAAGCGGCTACTTTCAATCAAGGCTTTGGTACTACCGAATTTTTGGCTTCTGCTTTAATGGATATGAAATATCATACCACAGATCCTTCTGAAATTACAGATGTGCAAGAGTTTGAAAAAGAGCAACTGGACGATCTTGGTTTACCTGAAGAAATACCTATGCGCCATCGTTCTACGCAGTTTGGTCATATTTTTTCTGGGGAAGGATATGCAGCCGGATATTATGGATATTTATGGGCAGATGTTTTAACGGCCGATGCTGCTGAAGCTTTTGCTGAAGCGCCAAACGGTTTTTATGATAAAGAAACTGCACACAAGTTGGTGAAGTTTCTATTTGCGCCTAGAAATGCCATGGATCCTGCTGAAGCTTACAAAAAGTTTAGAGGAAGAGATGCCAATATTGATGCATTAATGCGCGATCGTGGTTTCCCTGTTCCTAACAAATAA
- a CDS encoding porin family protein, producing the protein MNIRNLFFIVLLFSVFKITAQEHQFGLKAGGNLAKFTDASGNDYRFRNRGDFKFKPGFYAGAFYAFRSGNYQFQPEVLFGLQGSKMVKDDLTVPAFDYYGNPISSSTYEYKYDVHELSILIPLMSQFYLTKGFFLEAGPQFAFIVDRNLQSDYQVIDGESDTFIMRDGDRFDAGLNIGIGHHINKSILVNFRSYFGAIKRENEIRGIVLNLGLEYRIW; encoded by the coding sequence ATGAATATCAGGAATCTATTTTTTATCGTTTTATTATTTTCAGTATTCAAAATTACCGCTCAGGAGCATCAATTTGGACTAAAAGCGGGCGGGAATTTAGCAAAATTCACCGATGCATCTGGTAACGATTATCGTTTTAGAAATCGAGGGGATTTTAAATTTAAGCCAGGATTTTATGCTGGAGCGTTCTATGCATTTAGGTCTGGAAATTACCAGTTTCAGCCAGAAGTTTTATTTGGATTACAGGGAAGTAAAATGGTGAAAGATGATCTAACTGTTCCTGCTTTCGATTATTATGGCAATCCTATTTCATCTTCAACATACGAGTATAAATATGATGTTCACGAATTAAGTATTTTAATACCTTTAATGTCCCAGTTTTACTTGACCAAAGGATTTTTTTTGGAAGCGGGACCACAGTTTGCTTTTATTGTAGATCGCAATTTACAATCAGATTATCAGGTGATCGATGGGGAGAGCGATACTTTTATTATGCGCGATGGAGATCGTTTTGACGCCGGCTTGAATATTGGAATTGGCCACCATATAAACAAGTCGATATTAGTGAATTTTCGCAGTTATTTTGGAGCAATAAAAAGAGAGAATGAGATTAGAGGTATTGTTTTAAATTTAGGCTTAGAATATCGAATTTGGTAA
- a CDS encoding cation diffusion facilitator family transporter, producing MSHHHHHHHNQSGKNLKIAFFLNLGFTILEFFGGIYVNSVAIMSDAVHDLGDSLSLGTAWYLDKKSHKAADNKYSFGYKRFSLLGALINSLVLIAGSVYVISEAVGRLFDPQPSDAQGMIIFAIIGVLVNGYAAWKLSGGSSLNEKTVSWHLLEDVLGWVAVLIVAIVLKFTDNQYLDPALSLLITLYILYNVIIRLKETLYIFLQGVPKEINPEKIKEDILKINNIESLHHMHVWSLEGEHHVFTSHIKLKNITYLQELLEVKKQIKNLLKEYHFDHYTIETELDNETCELISSEKHDHDDEHRHDHHKHSH from the coding sequence ATGTCACACCACCACCATCACCATCATAATCAATCGGGCAAAAACCTAAAAATTGCGTTTTTCTTAAATTTAGGATTTACGATATTAGAGTTTTTTGGAGGCATTTATGTAAATAGTGTTGCTATCATGTCTGATGCTGTTCACGATCTTGGGGACAGCCTTTCTCTTGGAACTGCGTGGTATCTCGATAAGAAATCTCATAAAGCAGCAGATAATAAATATAGTTTTGGCTACAAGCGATTTTCGTTATTAGGTGCTTTAATTAATAGTCTCGTATTAATCGCAGGTTCTGTTTATGTGATTTCTGAAGCGGTTGGTAGGCTTTTCGATCCACAGCCTTCAGATGCACAGGGAATGATAATTTTTGCAATTATCGGCGTTTTAGTAAATGGATACGCAGCCTGGAAATTAAGCGGCGGTAGTAGTCTTAACGAAAAAACAGTTTCTTGGCACTTACTAGAAGATGTTCTAGGTTGGGTGGCGGTTTTAATTGTTGCAATCGTACTTAAATTTACAGATAATCAATATTTAGATCCTGCGCTATCGCTTTTAATTACTTTGTATATTCTTTACAATGTAATAATCCGACTCAAAGAAACATTATACATTTTTCTACAGGGAGTTCCCAAAGAGATCAATCCTGAAAAAATTAAAGAAGACATTCTTAAAATCAACAATATCGAATCGTTACATCATATGCATGTTTGGAGTTTAGAAGGAGAACATCACGTATTTACATCTCACATAAAACTAAAGAATATTACCTATTTGCAGGAATTACTCGAGGTAAAAAAACAGATAAAAAACCTACTTAAAGAATACCATTTTGATCATTACACTATCGAAACCGAATTAGATAACGAAACCTGTGAACTTATCTCCAGCGAAAAACATGATCACGATGATGAACATAGGCACGATCATCATAAACATTCTCATTAG
- a CDS encoding NAD(P)-dependent oxidoreductase, which produces MNTTKFKVGWIGLGKMGIPMSKQILKAGYPLRVYNRSSEKNKKLETEGATTAENIRELIKETEVIFIMVSDNKAVREVFEHENGIFSTEIANKIFINSSTIAPELSVEISEKIENMGGFYLDAPVSGSVKQAEEMTLVSIVGGSQEIFEKTEALLKTYSKKAVYVGENGVGNSAKLAVNTYLGIVTQGLAEIIQFAKTKNVNTKDLLEIINNSALGSTFVKIKGEAAIKENYEAAFTLAHLTKDLRLAKESGFDKPLGNTTYKTFSDAEVALGEEDVISIIKKL; this is translated from the coding sequence ATGAATACAACAAAATTTAAAGTAGGTTGGATTGGCTTAGGCAAAATGGGCATTCCCATGTCAAAACAGATCTTAAAAGCCGGATATCCCCTTCGTGTTTATAACCGATCTTCAGAAAAAAACAAAAAATTAGAGACTGAAGGTGCTACAACTGCCGAGAATATTAGAGAACTAATAAAAGAAACCGAAGTTATCTTTATAATGGTTTCAGACAACAAAGCAGTTAGAGAAGTTTTTGAGCATGAAAATGGAATTTTTTCTACGGAAATCGCCAACAAGATCTTTATAAATTCAAGTACAATTGCTCCTGAACTAAGCGTAGAAATTTCTGAAAAGATCGAAAACATGGGAGGCTTTTATTTGGATGCACCCGTATCTGGAAGTGTAAAGCAGGCAGAAGAAATGACCCTGGTAAGTATTGTTGGGGGATCACAAGAAATTTTCGAAAAAACAGAAGCACTATTAAAAACGTATTCTAAAAAAGCTGTTTATGTTGGTGAAAACGGAGTAGGAAATTCAGCAAAATTAGCAGTAAACACTTATTTGGGAATAGTAACCCAAGGCTTAGCTGAAATTATTCAGTTTGCAAAAACTAAAAATGTAAACACTAAAGATTTGCTGGAAATTATTAATAACAGTGCTTTAGGAAGTACTTTTGTTAAAATAAAAGGAGAAGCGGCAATAAAAGAAAATTATGAAGCGGCATTTACTTTAGCGCATTTAACCAAAGATTTAAGACTTGCAAAAGAAAGTGGTTTTGATAAACCTCTGGGCAATACGACTTATAAAACATTTAGTGATGCTGAAGTAGCACTTGGTGAAGAAGATGTTATCTCAATTATTAAAAAGCTTTAA
- a CDS encoding formate/nitrite transporter family protein, with the protein MLKNSLRIKITTPLIVQLPNLVKNIAAISLNRWQRDIITKGQMQKENAENIEKEKEKKEQEKKQENIDKELKDSTSVSNDGTKSHGEILKQQIIEGQETYDRNPRSILLSSITAGLEIGFSYLLLCTVFSFFSDSVSESALFKIMALVYPVGFILVILGQSILFTEQTSLLTLPVLNNKRGIRSLFKIWGIVIAGNLLGGYIMAILLVWIGPKLHIFEHFAIEKIAEHVTDYNGIVIFVSAILAGWLMGLLSWLITSARDSMSRIILIFIVTATMAFTGLHHSIIGSVEVFAGMLVSPNIVFLDYLKFQSFALIGNSIGGGVFVALLKYRAFVYNIDMERRNY; encoded by the coding sequence GTGTTAAAAAATTCTTTAAGAATTAAGATAACTACACCTTTAATCGTCCAATTACCTAATTTAGTAAAAAATATCGCAGCTATTAGCTTAAACCGTTGGCAGCGAGATATAATAACAAAAGGACAGATGCAAAAAGAAAACGCTGAAAACATTGAAAAAGAAAAAGAAAAGAAAGAGCAAGAAAAAAAACAGGAAAATATAGACAAAGAACTCAAAGATTCTACTTCGGTTTCAAATGATGGTACAAAATCTCATGGAGAGATATTAAAGCAACAAATTATAGAGGGGCAGGAAACTTACGATCGTAATCCTAGAAGTATTTTACTAAGTTCCATCACCGCGGGTTTGGAAATTGGTTTTAGTTATTTGCTGTTATGCACGGTATTTTCGTTCTTTAGCGATAGCGTATCTGAAAGTGCACTTTTTAAAATAATGGCGTTGGTTTATCCTGTAGGATTCATTTTGGTAATACTTGGCCAATCTATTTTATTTACTGAACAAACTTCGCTTTTAACCCTCCCAGTACTTAATAATAAAAGAGGCATAAGAAGTTTATTTAAAATTTGGGGAATCGTAATCGCAGGTAATCTTTTAGGAGGTTATATTATGGCAATTTTGTTAGTATGGATTGGTCCTAAACTACATATTTTTGAGCATTTTGCGATCGAAAAAATAGCAGAGCACGTTACCGATTATAACGGAATTGTAATATTTGTAAGCGCTATTTTGGCGGGTTGGTTAATGGGATTGTTATCATGGTTAATAACATCGGCTAGAGATAGTATGAGCCGTATTATCCTGATTTTTATCGTTACAGCAACTATGGCGTTTACAGGTTTGCATCACAGTATAATAGGTAGCGTAGAAGTTTTTGCAGGTATGTTGGTATCACCAAACATTGTTTTTCTGGACTATTTAAAGTTTCAGTCTTTCGCTCTGATCGGAAATTCTATAGGTGGCGGGGTTTTCGTAGCTCTTTTAAAATATCGTGCTTTTGTATATAATATTGATATGGAACGTAGAAATTATTAA
- a CDS encoding PAS domain S-box protein: MSLYFKDLEHTLEKLIAKNPTILGFFGEHIFECIWFIDVADQAIWGNFQKVLDKNKVLDYGSLSLLKNSNLNFVQFTEAFISSAEKVSHIDFHDQHNEKKKWRFHFKKLQCTLDDVAYEFVFILQQFVPIEEKFLHLSDENSYLKKLNEIFEKTNEIARVGGWMVDLKSNQVYWTKVTKDIHEVEEDYEPDFNTGINFYLEGENRDRIIRVFTEIAENGGSYTENLQILTAKGRVKWVKVFGNAEQEAGKTVRVYGVFQDITERKKREAELHLTQLRFKNIFESSPLGIILVNPESGKVFHLNQSALKIFGFQNKPLEEVYSLSIADVLCDDELDSVLNQRKKLMNGEFDSFKNECKFRKDDGSLFWGQVHTSLLRTEEGTPNLIITQIEDITTRKNLEAEAYKNASQFQSAFDYSPNGMALVDLDGNWIKVNRNLSKMIGYSKEELLEMSFMDVTYSEDLNKDQKLLQKLKAKQIETYSMEKRYIHKDGSVIWGLLTVSLQTNEKGDALYFISQINDITAKKEAQDRINKAFRELQNMMDATTQVSIIETDTNGIIKKFNKGAENFFGYKAEDLINKKNVLIFHDEQEIINRSLELNDQYKKKVIGFDVLTIGAKLAEFESLEWTYIRKNGERFPVQLVVTAIKNAEGEITGYVGVGTDISKLKHFQEELKESEQRWQFALEGAGDGIWDWKIDSNTQFLSLRAKEMLGFDKSDDLTDSEKWDKRIHPEDREKSEKALKDYFDGITEVYSVEKRVKSKNGKYIWILDRGKTIEWSKDHKPLRMMGTQSDISNRKIAERKIKRNEARFRSLYELSPIGISLIDLKTGYFLDANQSLINSSGYTKKEFTSLSYKEIVPKEYVESIQNRFEKLVFNGRTEPFEKSFIKKDGSVYPALINGVRIKDADGRDIILATIQDITSRKEMENSLLDAKLRAEAASKSKSEFLANMSHEIRTPLNGVIGFTDLLMKTELSSSQKQYMETVYNSANTLLDLINDILDFSKIEAGKLELNIEKVDLLELCGQTVDVVKHKAHQKGLEVLLNISPNVDRFIYGDSVRIRQILINLLGNAVKFTSSGEIELRIDAEEVNSENKRTYKFLVRDTGIGIAPENLQRIFKAFDQEDGSTTRKYGGTGLGLTISNKLLGLMGSSLHLESKLGIGSTFSFKLDFESEAGESLLNTELSKIEKVLVVDDNANNQMILQEMLAIEAIDCEVVSNAIEALTLLEKENHFQLAIIDYNMPYMTGIDLISHLRNELKINSEELPIILLHSSAEKEKLSIRCKELGVQFNFTKPIKIGQLYNMLNQIEAPVKDIKENPADVSEEINFEDKFRILIAEDNPVNTFLAKTILKKAIPNAEIFEVENGLDAVSFYKVNDIDIIFMDIQMPMMSGFEASQEIRKIEEDKEYHIPIIALTARTVKGERERCLDAGMDDYITKPVVFETIKTVLGKYLLGKKEKINKEENLQSFDKEELLRKFDNDQNTYNELITIVKQGLEEFSAQLRQEIEDRNLVGIKKLGHKLKGSCQNCCFYKLEYLSSNLEEISQFKESTILELEEKIEAEINHLKRLI, encoded by the coding sequence ATGTCATTATATTTTAAAGATTTAGAGCATACTTTAGAAAAATTGATCGCTAAAAACCCCACTATTCTAGGCTTTTTTGGCGAGCATATTTTTGAATGTATTTGGTTTATAGATGTTGCGGATCAAGCAATTTGGGGCAATTTTCAAAAAGTTCTAGATAAAAATAAGGTACTTGATTACGGTAGTCTAAGTTTATTGAAGAATAGCAACCTTAATTTTGTTCAATTTACAGAGGCTTTTATTTCATCGGCTGAGAAAGTAAGCCATATCGATTTTCACGATCAGCATAACGAAAAGAAAAAATGGCGATTTCATTTTAAAAAATTACAATGTACTCTCGATGATGTTGCGTATGAATTTGTCTTTATCCTACAGCAATTTGTACCTATCGAAGAAAAATTTTTACATCTGAGTGACGAGAATAGTTATTTGAAAAAATTAAACGAAATTTTTGAGAAAACCAACGAAATTGCTCGGGTAGGGGGATGGATGGTTGATCTTAAAAGTAACCAAGTTTATTGGACCAAAGTCACAAAAGATATTCACGAAGTTGAAGAAGACTATGAACCAGATTTTAATACCGGAATAAATTTTTATCTGGAAGGCGAAAATCGAGACCGTATAATCAGAGTTTTTACTGAAATTGCTGAAAATGGAGGTTCTTATACAGAAAACCTCCAGATCCTCACTGCAAAAGGACGGGTAAAATGGGTTAAAGTTTTTGGGAATGCTGAACAAGAAGCAGGAAAAACGGTAAGAGTATATGGTGTATTTCAGGACATTACTGAAAGGAAAAAACGAGAAGCTGAATTACACTTAACGCAATTACGATTTAAGAATATTTTTGAATCGTCACCATTAGGTATTATTTTAGTTAATCCTGAAAGTGGTAAGGTATTTCACTTAAATCAATCTGCTCTAAAAATTTTTGGTTTCCAAAACAAACCTTTAGAAGAAGTTTACAGTCTTTCTATAGCAGACGTGCTTTGTGATGATGAACTAGATTCGGTTTTAAATCAACGTAAAAAATTGATGAATGGCGAATTTGATAGTTTCAAAAATGAATGCAAATTTCGTAAAGATGACGGTAGCCTATTTTGGGGACAAGTTCATACCTCGCTTTTAAGAACAGAAGAAGGCACTCCAAATCTCATTATTACCCAGATAGAAGATATCACTACTCGTAAAAATCTTGAAGCAGAAGCCTATAAAAATGCATCTCAGTTTCAAAGTGCTTTTGATTATTCTCCAAATGGTATGGCATTGGTAGATCTAGATGGGAATTGGATCAAAGTAAACCGAAATCTTAGCAAGATGATAGGTTATAGTAAGGAAGAGTTATTGGAAATGTCTTTTATGGACGTCACCTATTCTGAAGATTTAAATAAGGATCAGAAATTACTACAAAAATTAAAGGCAAAACAAATCGAAACCTATTCTATGGAAAAACGATATATCCATAAAGATGGTAGTGTGATTTGGGGGCTGCTAACGGTGTCGCTACAAACCAATGAGAAGGGAGACGCTTTATATTTTATTTCGCAAATTAACGATATCACAGCTAAAAAAGAAGCACAGGATAGGATCAATAAAGCCTTTAGAGAGCTCCAAAATATGATGGATGCTACAACCCAGGTTTCGATAATAGAAACTGATACCAATGGGATAATAAAAAAATTTAATAAAGGTGCCGAAAACTTTTTTGGCTATAAGGCGGAAGATTTAATTAATAAAAAAAACGTCCTTATATTTCATGATGAACAAGAGATTATTAATCGTTCTCTAGAGCTAAATGATCAGTACAAGAAAAAGGTGATAGGTTTTGATGTTCTTACCATTGGAGCAAAGCTTGCAGAATTTGAATCTTTAGAATGGACTTATATCAGAAAAAACGGAGAGCGTTTTCCCGTACAACTTGTAGTAACAGCTATTAAAAATGCTGAAGGTGAAATTACCGGTTATGTAGGGGTAGGAACAGATATCTCTAAATTAAAGCATTTTCAGGAGGAATTAAAAGAAAGTGAACAGCGTTGGCAATTTGCTTTAGAAGGTGCCGGCGATGGGATTTGGGATTGGAAGATCGATAGCAATACGCAATTTTTATCTTTAAGAGCCAAAGAAATGCTTGGTTTTGATAAAAGCGACGATCTTACCGATTCAGAAAAATGGGATAAAAGAATTCATCCTGAAGATCGTGAAAAATCAGAGAAAGCATTAAAAGACTATTTTGATGGAATAACAGAAGTCTATAGTGTAGAAAAAAGAGTAAAGAGCAAAAACGGCAAATATATATGGATATTAGATCGCGGTAAAACTATCGAGTGGAGTAAAGACCATAAACCATTAAGAATGATGGGTACCCAAAGTGATATTAGTAATCGTAAAATAGCAGAACGTAAAATTAAAAGAAACGAAGCTAGATTTCGATCATTATACGAGCTATCACCAATAGGTATAAGTTTGATAGATTTAAAAACCGGATATTTCTTAGATGCCAATCAATCTTTAATAAATTCTTCTGGGTACACCAAGAAAGAGTTTACAAGTTTGTCTTATAAGGAAATTGTACCAAAGGAATATGTAGAATCGATACAAAATAGATTTGAAAAATTGGTTTTTAACGGTAGAACTGAACCTTTTGAAAAAAGTTTTATCAAAAAAGACGGAAGCGTTTATCCTGCGCTAATTAATGGAGTAAGAATTAAAGATGCCGATGGTCGTGATATTATTTTAGCTACAATTCAGGATATTACTTCTAGAAAAGAAATGGAGAATAGTCTACTGGATGCAAAGCTAAGGGCCGAAGCCGCTAGTAAATCAAAATCTGAATTTCTTGCGAATATGAGCCATGAAATTAGAACGCCTTTAAATGGGGTAATTGGTTTTACTGATTTATTGATGAAGACGGAGCTTAGCAGTAGCCAAAAGCAATATATGGAGACTGTTTATAATTCGGCAAATACATTATTAGATTTGATTAATGATATTCTTGATTTTTCTAAGATTGAAGCCGGCAAATTGGAGCTTAATATCGAAAAAGTAGATCTACTTGAGTTGTGTGGTCAAACTGTTGATGTCGTGAAGCACAAAGCTCATCAAAAAGGTTTGGAAGTACTACTTAATATTAGTCCAAATGTAGATCGATTTATTTACGGCGACTCTGTAAGAATTAGGCAAATTTTGATTAATCTGCTTGGAAATGCTGTAAAATTTACTTCATCTGGAGAAATAGAATTAAGGATTGATGCTGAAGAAGTTAACAGTGAGAATAAAAGAACATACAAATTTCTTGTGAGAGATACAGGTATTGGTATAGCTCCAGAAAATCTTCAGCGTATTTTTAAAGCATTCGATCAGGAGGACGGCAGCACCACTCGTAAATATGGAGGTACAGGACTAGGTTTAACGATTTCTAACAAGTTGTTAGGACTAATGGGGAGTAGCTTGCATTTAGAAAGTAAGCTGGGAATAGGTAGTACTTTTTCTTTTAAATTAGATTTTGAGTCGGAAGCCGGAGAATCACTCTTAAATACAGAATTGTCTAAGATTGAAAAGGTATTAGTGGTTGATGATAATGCGAATAACCAGATGATACTTCAGGAGATGTTGGCCATTGAAGCAATTGATTGTGAAGTTGTTTCTAATGCAATAGAAGCATTAACACTTTTAGAGAAAGAAAATCACTTTCAATTAGCCATAATAGATTACAACATGCCTTACATGACAGGTATAGACCTCATATCTCACTTAAGAAATGAGCTGAAAATAAATTCAGAAGAATTGCCAATTATATTATTGCATAGCTCTGCAGAAAAAGAGAAACTTAGCATACGTTGTAAAGAATTAGGTGTTCAATTTAATTTCACAAAACCAATTAAGATTGGTCAATTATACAATATGTTAAACCAGATTGAAGCACCGGTAAAAGATATTAAAGAGAATCCAGCAGATGTTAGTGAAGAAATAAATTTTGAGGATAAGTTTAGAATTTTAATTGCAGAGGATAATCCTGTGAATACTTTTCTGGCAAAAACTATTTTGAAAAAAGCGATTCCTAATGCCGAGATATTTGAAGTTGAAAATGGTCTCGACGCTGTTTCTTTTTATAAGGTAAACGATATAGATATCATTTTTATGGATATCCAAATGCCTATGATGAGCGGTTTTGAAGCTTCTCAGGAAATTAGAAAAATAGAAGAGGACAAAGAATATCATATACCTATTATCGCACTTACCGCACGCACGGTAAAAGGAGAAAGAGAAAGATGCTTGGATGCCGGTATGGACGATTATATAACTAAACCAGTAGTTTTTGAGACTATTAAAACGGTGTTAGGTAAATACTTATTAGGCAAAAAAGAGAAAATTAATAAAGAAGAAAATCTTCAGTCTTTTGATAAAGAAGAACTTCTAAGAAAATTTGATAACGATCAAAATACGTACAATGAATTAATTACTATAGTAAAACAAGGATTAGAGGAATTTTCAGCACAATTGAGACAGGAAATAGAAGACCGCAATTTAGTGGGTATCAAAAAACTTGGCCATAAACTAAAAGGTTCCTGCCAAAATTGTTGTTTTTATAAACTGGAATATCTTTCTTCTAATTTAGAAGAGATTTCTCAATTTAAAGAATCTACTATTTTAGAATTAGAAGAAAAAATAGAAGCAGAGATTAACCATTTGAAGCGTCTAATATAA